The following coding sequences lie in one Cupriavidus taiwanensis LMG 19424 genomic window:
- a CDS encoding TolC family protein, with amino-acid sequence MNARRIPLTLILAGLWGLVQDAQAFDPLRAEQHLPATPAGALIPDIAGCRAGPPVSPLLLGEAVERALCVNPKTRQAWADVKAQAAGVGTARAGYLPTVNGTGQYVRDGARTDVTRHPNLSSATLANVGTGNVALNWVLYDFGARSAAVSSASALLAAAQSTQDATVQSLFVTTAKDYYTAQASAGALVAARDVEAMAANSLRAASGRVDKGVAPISDALQAQTAYTQAVLNRAKADGQWQTAVGTLAADMNLSPDVPLTLPGVGDEVRTDAQFTQAVGELIEGARQAHPSVMAAEAQVDAAAARVDQTRAEGMPSLGLVSRYSLNNQPATLGLGVPSFPATGRDWYVGIQLTIPLFEGFGRLYRIHQAQAQLEREHDGLDAARQQVGLEVWSSYQAVRTATDSVKYSATLLDTAQQSFNAAEHRYQAGVGNILELLNAQTALANAKQQRVQALADWKATRLRLAGSLGRLGMNNVQVER; translated from the coding sequence GTGAACGCTAGACGCATCCCGCTCACCCTCATCCTGGCCGGGCTATGGGGGCTGGTCCAGGACGCGCAGGCCTTCGACCCGCTGCGCGCGGAGCAGCACCTTCCGGCCACCCCTGCCGGCGCGCTCATTCCGGACATCGCCGGATGTCGGGCCGGGCCGCCAGTCTCGCCGCTGCTCCTGGGCGAGGCCGTCGAACGGGCGCTATGCGTCAACCCAAAGACGCGCCAGGCTTGGGCCGATGTCAAGGCCCAGGCCGCTGGCGTGGGGACTGCGCGGGCAGGCTACTTGCCGACCGTGAACGGCACCGGGCAGTACGTGCGAGACGGGGCGAGGACGGATGTGACCAGGCATCCGAATCTGAGTTCGGCCACGCTCGCCAATGTGGGCACCGGCAACGTGGCATTGAATTGGGTGCTCTACGATTTCGGTGCGCGTAGCGCTGCCGTGAGCAGCGCATCGGCATTGCTGGCTGCCGCACAATCAACGCAGGATGCCACCGTGCAAAGCCTGTTCGTGACCACGGCCAAGGATTACTACACGGCCCAGGCGAGTGCGGGCGCCTTGGTTGCGGCGCGCGATGTGGAGGCGATGGCGGCGAACAGCCTCCGCGCGGCCTCGGGGCGGGTGGACAAAGGCGTGGCGCCCATCTCGGATGCCTTGCAGGCACAGACGGCCTATACGCAGGCGGTACTAAACCGCGCCAAGGCGGACGGCCAGTGGCAAACCGCCGTTGGCACGCTCGCTGCTGACATGAATCTATCGCCGGACGTGCCGCTCACCCTGCCCGGTGTGGGCGACGAGGTGAGGACGGACGCGCAGTTCACCCAGGCGGTTGGCGAGTTGATCGAGGGCGCCAGGCAGGCACATCCAAGCGTGATGGCCGCCGAGGCCCAGGTGGATGCGGCGGCGGCCAGGGTTGACCAGACGCGCGCCGAGGGCATGCCCAGCCTCGGCCTGGTATCCCGCTACAGCCTGAACAATCAGCCAGCTACGCTAGGGCTCGGCGTCCCGAGCTTTCCGGCTACCGGACGCGACTGGTATGTCGGGATTCAGCTCACGATCCCGTTATTTGAAGGTTTTGGCCGTTTGTACCGGATCCATCAGGCCCAGGCACAGCTCGAACGCGAGCACGACGGTCTGGATGCTGCGCGCCAGCAGGTGGGGCTGGAGGTGTGGAGCAGTTATCAGGCCGTTCGAACCGCCACGGACAGCGTGAAGTACAGCGCAACGCTACTCGATACTGCGCAGCAATCCTTTAACGCTGCCGAACATCGCTATCAGGCCGGCGTCGGCAATATTCTCGAACTGCTGAATGCGCAAACGGCGCTGGCCAATGCCAAGCAGCAGCGCGTACAGGCACTGGCCGATTGGAAAGCCACGCGGTTGCGGCTGGCGGGCAGCCTGGGGCGGCTTGGCATGAACAATGTACAGGTGGAACGATGA
- a CDS encoding HlyD family type I secretion periplasmic adaptor subunit: protein MSTPGVSQWAALREPLRRYASVFRAAWHIRRELDAPSRTPHELAFLPAHLELAETPAHPAPRWTMRIIVALTGLVLLIGIFGKLDIVVTAKGKFVPNARVKVIQPAVTGVIREILVRDGQRVAAGQLLVKLDTTQAAADADKAYLSRVDAGLGAARARALLGAQEIKQPPQVVQVDGASEDRMREAQHLANGAWREYQDRIDSAQAELHKREAARDSTRAEVARLQATAPLARQQAMDYKALVADKYVARHDYLDKEQKALDLENELAAQRAHVLELTAGIAEQRAELGALASKFRHDQLDELEKHTQQGAQSRNDETKAQTRQELMSLTAPVAGTVQQLAAHTLGGVATTAQALMEIVPDDTLEVEGQLENKDIGFVDVGQAVAVKVEAFPYSRYGFIEGTVLSVSNDATNDKKLGLTFPVRIRLTTNRIRVENRWIALTPGMAVTADIRTGKRTVAEYFLGPVIEAAQESLRER, encoded by the coding sequence ATGAGTACCCCCGGCGTATCCCAATGGGCGGCGCTGCGTGAGCCGCTGCGCCGCTACGCCAGCGTATTCCGGGCGGCCTGGCACATCCGTCGCGAGTTGGACGCGCCCAGTCGGACCCCGCACGAACTGGCATTTCTCCCCGCCCATCTGGAATTGGCGGAAACGCCAGCGCATCCGGCGCCCCGCTGGACAATGCGAATCATTGTGGCGCTAACCGGACTGGTGTTATTGATCGGCATCTTTGGCAAGCTCGATATCGTGGTAACTGCCAAGGGGAAATTTGTACCCAATGCGCGGGTGAAGGTGATTCAGCCGGCGGTGACCGGCGTCATTCGCGAAATCCTCGTGCGTGATGGCCAGCGCGTGGCGGCGGGCCAGTTGCTGGTGAAGCTCGACACCACTCAGGCCGCCGCCGATGCGGACAAGGCGTACCTCTCCCGCGTCGATGCCGGCCTCGGTGCGGCCCGTGCGCGGGCGCTGCTTGGCGCGCAGGAAATCAAACAACCGCCGCAGGTTGTGCAGGTGGATGGCGCGTCGGAAGACCGAATGCGCGAAGCCCAGCATCTGGCCAATGGCGCCTGGCGCGAGTATCAGGATCGCATCGACAGCGCGCAGGCAGAGCTGCACAAGCGCGAGGCGGCGCGGGACAGCACACGGGCCGAAGTGGCACGGTTACAGGCCACCGCGCCGCTTGCGCGCCAGCAGGCCATGGACTATAAGGCGCTGGTGGCTGACAAGTATGTGGCGCGTCACGATTACCTGGACAAGGAACAGAAGGCCCTGGACCTGGAGAACGAGCTGGCGGCCCAGCGTGCCCACGTGCTGGAGCTTACGGCCGGTATCGCCGAGCAGCGGGCCGAACTGGGGGCGCTAGCCTCGAAGTTTCGGCATGACCAGCTCGATGAGCTGGAGAAACACACCCAGCAGGGGGCGCAGAGCCGCAACGATGAGACCAAGGCGCAGACGCGCCAGGAACTGATGAGCCTCACCGCGCCCGTGGCCGGCACGGTGCAGCAACTCGCCGCGCACACACTGGGCGGTGTCGCGACCACGGCCCAGGCGCTGATGGAAATCGTGCCCGACGACACGCTGGAGGTCGAGGGACAACTGGAAAACAAGGATATCGGTTTTGTGGACGTGGGCCAGGCTGTCGCGGTCAAGGTGGAGGCGTTTCCCTATTCCCGCTATGGCTTCATCGAGGGCACGGTGCTCTCCGTGTCGAATGACGCTACCAACGACAAGAAGCTTGGGCTCACCTTTCCGGTGCGTATTCGCCTCACCACTAACCGCATCCGGGTGGAGAACCGCTGGATCGCGCTCACGCCTGGCATGGCGGTTACGGCGGATATCCGTACCGGCAAGCGCACGGTGGCCGAATACTTCCTAGGCCCCGTGATCGAGGCCGCTCAGGAGAGCTTGCGTGAACGCTAG
- a CDS encoding type I secretion system permease/ATPase: MGSNENLARLDDAGLAALVLIARFHGIATDAAQIRHAAALGGESFSEADLVLAARGMGLKARAVALVADRLGKTPFPALVLDSAGRHFILAGSDGKTALILEPGMSAPAPKPIEEIVARTSGRILLFTSRASLAGELARFDFSWFIPAVVKYRRLLLEVLGVSMALQLFGLVSPLMFQVVMDKVLVNRTYSTLNVVCLALLVSSVFEVLLTGLRNHVFAHTTNRIDVELGARLFRHLVALPLAYFGARRVGDTVARVRELESIRNFLTGQALTALIDLVFSVVFLAVMCLYSVWLTLMVVLSLPLYGAISAFITPLLRKRLNDKFARGADNQSFLVESVSGIETVKAMAVEPQFVKRWETQLAAYVAAGFRVTSLGNVGQQAIQLVGKLVTLGTLFFGAKLVIDGKLTVGALIAFNMMSQRVSAPVLRLAQLWQDFQQVGISMSRLGDILNTRTELAQSRQTPPSIKGSIVFENIRFRYRADGPPILDGVSLGITTGHVVGIVGRSGSGKSTLTKLLQRLYLPEQGAVRIDGIDLALADPSWLRRQIGVVLQENLLFNRSIRDNISLTDPGAPLEAVMQAAKLAGAHDFICDMPEGYDTVVGEHGGNLSGGQRQRLAIARALLTNPRVLVFDEATSALDFETERIIQNNMKAICAGRTVIIIAHRLTAVRHADQIIAMDGGRIVERGRHEELLALGGYYAHLVSLQDSGL; the protein is encoded by the coding sequence ATGGGTTCGAACGAAAACCTGGCGCGTCTCGACGATGCCGGCTTGGCTGCGCTCGTGCTCATCGCACGATTTCATGGCATTGCTACGGATGCCGCGCAAATCCGCCATGCCGCCGCGCTCGGTGGCGAGTCCTTCTCTGAGGCCGATCTGGTATTAGCCGCTCGTGGCATGGGCCTGAAAGCCCGAGCAGTGGCGCTGGTGGCAGATCGGCTTGGCAAGACCCCATTCCCGGCCTTGGTGCTGGACAGTGCGGGCCGGCATTTCATTCTCGCCGGTTCCGATGGCAAGACCGCGCTGATACTGGAGCCCGGCATGTCGGCGCCCGCACCCAAGCCGATCGAAGAGATAGTGGCGCGTACGAGCGGGCGCATCCTGCTTTTCACCTCGCGCGCCTCCCTGGCAGGCGAGCTGGCTCGCTTCGATTTCTCATGGTTTATCCCGGCGGTGGTCAAGTACCGCCGCCTGCTGCTGGAAGTGCTCGGCGTTTCGATGGCGCTGCAACTGTTCGGGCTGGTGTCGCCACTGATGTTCCAGGTGGTGATGGACAAGGTGCTGGTGAACCGCACCTATAGCACCCTCAACGTGGTGTGCCTGGCGCTCCTTGTCAGCTCGGTATTTGAGGTGTTGCTCACGGGCCTGCGCAACCATGTATTCGCGCACACGACCAACCGTATCGACGTGGAACTGGGCGCGCGCCTGTTTCGCCATCTTGTAGCCTTGCCACTCGCCTATTTCGGCGCGCGGCGTGTGGGCGACACCGTGGCACGCGTGCGGGAGTTGGAAAGCATTCGAAATTTCCTGACCGGCCAGGCGCTGACCGCGCTCATCGATCTGGTGTTCTCTGTGGTGTTCCTCGCTGTCATGTGCCTGTACAGCGTCTGGCTCACGCTGATGGTGGTTCTGTCCTTGCCGCTCTACGGTGCGATTTCCGCCTTCATTACGCCGTTGCTGCGCAAGCGCCTGAACGACAAGTTCGCCCGTGGCGCGGATAACCAATCGTTCCTCGTGGAATCGGTGTCCGGGATCGAAACGGTCAAGGCCATGGCCGTGGAGCCGCAGTTCGTCAAACGCTGGGAAACCCAGCTCGCGGCATACGTCGCGGCGGGCTTCCGTGTGACCTCACTCGGCAACGTCGGGCAGCAGGCGATTCAATTGGTGGGGAAGCTGGTGACGCTCGGCACGCTGTTTTTTGGAGCCAAGCTCGTCATCGACGGCAAGCTGACCGTGGGCGCGCTGATCGCCTTCAACATGATGTCGCAGCGCGTGAGCGCCCCGGTGCTGCGCCTCGCGCAACTGTGGCAGGATTTTCAGCAAGTCGGTATATCCATGAGCCGCCTCGGCGACATCTTGAATACGCGCACGGAGCTGGCGCAAAGCCGGCAAACGCCGCCGTCCATCAAGGGCAGCATCGTGTTCGAGAACATCCGCTTCCGCTATCGCGCGGACGGCCCGCCGATCCTCGATGGCGTGAGCCTGGGGATCACCACCGGCCACGTCGTGGGTATTGTCGGGCGCTCGGGCTCAGGCAAGAGCACGCTCACCAAACTGCTACAGCGACTCTATCTGCCGGAGCAGGGCGCGGTGCGTATAGATGGCATCGACCTCGCGCTGGCCGATCCCTCCTGGCTGCGCCGCCAGATCGGCGTGGTGTTGCAGGAGAACCTGCTGTTCAATCGCTCGATCCGCGACAACATTTCGCTCACCGATCCCGGCGCCCCGCTGGAGGCAGTCATGCAAGCGGCGAAGCTGGCGGGAGCGCACGATTTTATCTGCGACATGCCGGAAGGGTACGACACGGTGGTCGGTGAACACGGCGGCAACCTTTCGGGCGGCCAGCGGCAGCGCCTGGCGATTGCACGGGCGCTGCTGACCAATCCGCGCGTGCTGGTGTTCGACGAAGCCACCAGTGCGCTCGATTTCGAGACCGAGCGAATTATCCAAAACAATATGAAGGCCATCTGCGCCGGACGCACGGTGATCATCATCGCCCACCGGCTCACCGCCGTGCGCCACGCCGACCAGATCATTGCCATGGACGGCGGCCGTATCGTGGAACGGGGCAGGCATGAGGAGTTGCTGGCACTGGGTGGCTACTATGCCCATCTCGTCTCGTTACAGGACAGCGGACTATGA
- a CDS encoding hemolysin, producing the protein MFFKEGGGITFASNWKTWPDGEVIGSLAHEIGHFANVKADTDFKSAYAVPSSSPDAYAMSAMVGLHQEGEAVYNNWVVQREILSNNGPQIYLAGEYKANPDGSVSSTGLQSLLDTQHATDIRSSSLIGSDRQILIDSAMGVYATLPNSVNWQAYFNYYGAASGAQAPAPGTLQSVTFTNNNATNQIGSMSENYSSGNTIQVKFTGTAPSTSTVTNPSGNLLTENVYTSATVNANNATVNLLNGATATVNGTGNTINAGNNVTVTANGTNNTINTGANDLVCTSNNVFNVGANVATWQTLKVWGDTTGTGQFQSGQLYTLDQLGIAGINLDATHISQDSNGNTILDDGTYTRADGTTGDIAGVNLMFNPGNGQTPSAADTFAQKQVNQLIQAMAAYAPDAAGSIVAQALPQDQTTLQLAAH; encoded by the coding sequence ATGTTCTTCAAGGAAGGGGGAGGAATTACGTTTGCTAGCAATTGGAAAACTTGGCCGGATGGCGAGGTCATCGGTAGCTTGGCCCATGAGATCGGTCATTTCGCGAATGTGAAAGCCGACACTGACTTCAAATCGGCGTATGCAGTTCCGTCCAGTAGTCCAGACGCCTATGCGATGAGCGCCATGGTCGGCCTGCATCAAGAGGGCGAAGCAGTCTATAACAACTGGGTGGTTCAGCGGGAGATTCTGAGCAATAATGGTCCGCAGATTTATTTGGCGGGCGAGTATAAGGCGAATCCTGATGGTAGCGTTAGTAGTACCGGGCTTCAGTCGTTACTTGATACGCAACATGCCACGGATATTCGCTCCAGTAGCCTTATCGGTTCTGATCGGCAGATTCTGATTGATAGTGCAATGGGCGTCTATGCGACCTTGCCGAACAGTGTTAACTGGCAGGCCTACTTCAATTATTACGGCGCAGCCAGTGGCGCACAGGCTCCCGCGCCTGGAACCCTTCAATCGGTCACCTTTACGAACAACAACGCGACCAATCAGATTGGTTCGATGTCGGAGAACTACTCATCCGGTAATACGATCCAGGTAAAGTTCACTGGAACAGCGCCGAGCACGTCGACCGTTACGAATCCATCTGGCAATCTGCTTACCGAAAATGTCTATACTAGTGCGACGGTCAATGCGAATAATGCAACCGTTAATCTTCTGAATGGCGCCACCGCTACAGTGAACGGCACTGGCAACACCATTAACGCCGGCAATAATGTCACGGTCACGGCGAACGGTACAAACAACACCATCAACACCGGTGCCAATGACCTAGTCTGCACCAGCAACAACGTCTTCAATGTGGGCGCCAACGTGGCAACGTGGCAGACCCTCAAGGTGTGGGGTGATACGACAGGCACCGGCCAGTTCCAGAGCGGGCAACTGTACACCCTCGACCAATTGGGTATTGCAGGGATCAACCTGGATGCCACGCACATCAGCCAGGACAGCAACGGCAACACCATCCTGGATGACGGCACGTACACGCGCGCCGATGGCACCACGGGCGACATTGCCGGGGTCAATCTGATGTTCAATCCGGGCAACGGCCAGACGCCTAGCGCGGCGGATACCTTCGCCCAAAAACAAGTGAATCAGTTGATTCAGGCAATGGCCGCGTATGCGCCGGACGCAGCCGGTAGCATCGTTGCGCAGGCGCTGCCCCAGGATCAAACCACACTGCAACTGGCGGCTCATTGA
- a CDS encoding IS5 family transposase gives MKQTDLGLNLSTKRTRKREFLDEMNRVVPWADLVMLIAPYAPEGKRGRPPFAVEAMLRIHFLQQWFGLSDPAMEEALHDVPLYREFAGLDNWTVRLPDESTILRFRHLLEKHKLAAQILALVNDILRDKGLMLRAGTVVDATLISAPSSTKNGSGERDPEMHQSKKGNQWYFGMKAHIGVDAESGLVHTVRGTAGKVNDVVEGNSLLHGEETDAFGDAGYQGVEKRPDARAGVNWHVAMKPGKRRVLDQSKPLGALVDQVERIKAGIRAKVEHPFRVIKRQFGYTKVRYRGLRKNTAQLMTLFALSNLWMARGKLLAAGA, from the coding sequence ATGAAACAAACTGACCTTGGACTGAACTTGTCGACCAAGCGCACCCGCAAGCGCGAATTCCTGGACGAGATGAACCGTGTGGTGCCATGGGCCGATCTGGTGATGCTGATCGCTCCGTACGCCCCGGAAGGCAAGCGCGGCCGTCCCCCGTTCGCGGTCGAGGCAATGCTGCGCATCCACTTCCTTCAGCAATGGTTCGGCCTGTCGGACCCGGCGATGGAAGAAGCGCTGCACGACGTGCCGCTGTATCGGGAGTTCGCCGGGCTGGACAACTGGACGGTGAGGCTGCCCGACGAGAGCACCATCCTGCGGTTCCGTCACCTGCTGGAGAAGCACAAGCTGGCCGCTCAGATCCTCGCGCTGGTCAACGACATCCTTCGCGACAAGGGATTGATGCTGCGCGCGGGCACGGTGGTGGACGCGACACTGATCAGCGCACCGAGTTCGACCAAGAATGGGTCGGGCGAACGCGACCCAGAGATGCACCAGAGCAAGAAAGGAAACCAGTGGTATTTCGGCATGAAAGCGCACATTGGCGTGGACGCCGAAAGCGGGCTGGTGCACACGGTGCGGGGCACGGCGGGCAAGGTCAACGACGTGGTTGAGGGCAACAGCCTGCTGCATGGAGAGGAAACCGACGCGTTCGGCGATGCGGGCTATCAGGGCGTGGAGAAGCGTCCGGACGCGCGGGCGGGCGTGAACTGGCACGTAGCGATGAAGCCAGGCAAACGTCGCGTCCTGGACCAAAGCAAACCACTTGGCGCGCTCGTCGATCAGGTCGAGCGAATCAAGGCGGGCATCCGGGCCAAGGTCGAGCATCCGTTCCGGGTCATCAAGCGGCAGTTCGGCTACACCAAGGTCCGCTATCGAGGGCTGAGGAAGAACACCGCGCAACTCATGACCTTGTTCGCACTGTCCAACTTGTGGATGGCGCGCGGCAAACTGCTGGCTGCCGGGGCATGA
- a CDS encoding LysR family transcriptional regulator, whose amino-acid sequence MSNTTLSEIRHVNTKLLQVFVLVMEYRNLGAVAACTQRSVSTVSYSLDRLGEITGDPLFFKGNGILVPTPHAIRLEKIARQILAIWGDLVRRREEVTTKRQEGGRRVAIGFSASIGDPLITEILFALGEEFPQDTFVTRPVIADAVLASLLDAGELDCAFVVDSGHHPERVRQHNIVATQRRLVGATRRVNEDKSENAWILLQEDSEPGSPLRAFLSRQAGTPGYRETVVPSWHAQITLLHSAGGICSLLDYNIPLVTREPETQLLALPCSFPKWAALNFWGAERSCDQRVVSDVMEVGRAVLRDPLKAIGRSNNMAQQQLLRNILPEAGAVDTSPFG is encoded by the coding sequence ATGTCCAATACTACGCTATCGGAAATTCGTCATGTTAACACGAAGCTATTGCAAGTCTTTGTTCTCGTTATGGAGTACCGTAACCTGGGGGCTGTCGCAGCATGCACCCAGCGCAGCGTGAGCACGGTGTCCTATAGTCTCGATCGCTTGGGCGAGATCACCGGTGACCCCTTGTTCTTCAAAGGAAACGGCATACTTGTGCCCACACCGCATGCGATACGTCTGGAAAAGATAGCGCGACAGATCCTGGCGATATGGGGAGATTTGGTTCGACGCCGAGAGGAGGTCACGACCAAGCGTCAGGAGGGTGGTAGGCGCGTAGCAATAGGCTTTTCGGCATCGATTGGCGATCCCCTCATCACTGAAATCTTGTTCGCCTTAGGCGAAGAGTTTCCGCAAGACACTTTTGTCACGCGGCCGGTGATTGCCGATGCGGTGCTTGCCAGTCTACTTGACGCCGGAGAATTAGACTGCGCCTTCGTCGTCGACAGCGGGCACCATCCCGAGCGTGTGCGCCAGCATAACATCGTGGCAACGCAGCGTCGGCTCGTCGGCGCCACGCGCAGAGTCAACGAGGATAAGAGCGAGAATGCCTGGATCCTATTGCAAGAAGACAGCGAACCCGGCAGCCCGTTACGTGCCTTCCTGAGCCGGCAGGCCGGTACGCCTGGCTACCGAGAGACGGTGGTGCCATCCTGGCATGCGCAGATAACGCTACTGCATTCAGCGGGTGGCATCTGCTCGCTGTTGGATTATAACATTCCATTGGTGACACGCGAGCCAGAAACGCAGCTTCTAGCACTCCCTTGTAGTTTCCCAAAATGGGCTGCCTTGAATTTCTGGGGGGCGGAACGCAGTTGCGATCAACGAGTGGTGAGCGACGTCATGGAGGTTGGTAGAGCTGTGCTGCGCGATCCGCTCAAGGCCATCGGCAGAAGTAACAACATGGCTCAACAGCAATTACTACGCAATATCTTACCGGAGGCAGGCGCCGTAGACACAAGTCCTTTCGGTTAG
- a CDS encoding IS5 family transposase, with product MRGADTFTESLFTMRRLEDFVPQSHPLRSIRTMANQALVKMDRLFAQMYEADIKGGRPSIAPEKLLRAMLLQVLYSIRSERQLMEQTQYNLLFRWFIGLSMDDSVWVPTVFTKNRERLIKHDAVIQFFNEVLAIAQKKNWLSGEHFSVDGTLIQAWAGHKSFVRKDGDDQDDDAGGSFKGRKRSNETHESKTDPDAKLYRKGKTSSELRYMGHTLSDNRHGLVVSAMVTKADGHAEREAAKVMLNDARQVIEDLNVEVTVGADKGYDAHEFIEACLEMKVTPHVAQNTSGRRSAVADAIASSAGYAVSQQKRKLIEQGFGWVKTVGRMRQVMVRGLKKVDQMFVLSMAAYHLVRMRSLGQIRPQLQ from the coding sequence ATGCGCGGCGCAGATACCTTCACGGAAAGCTTGTTCACTATGCGGAGGCTGGAGGATTTCGTGCCGCAGTCCCATCCGCTGCGCTCGATCCGGACTATGGCCAACCAGGCGCTGGTGAAGATGGACCGGCTGTTCGCGCAGATGTACGAGGCCGATATCAAGGGTGGCCGCCCCAGTATCGCGCCGGAGAAGTTGCTGCGGGCCATGCTGCTGCAGGTGCTCTACAGCATTCGCTCTGAGCGCCAGCTCATGGAGCAGACGCAATACAACCTGCTGTTTCGCTGGTTCATCGGGCTGTCGATGGACGACTCAGTTTGGGTGCCCACGGTCTTCACCAAGAACCGCGAGCGACTGATCAAGCATGATGCGGTGATCCAGTTTTTCAACGAGGTGCTGGCCATCGCGCAGAAGAAGAACTGGCTGTCGGGTGAGCACTTCAGCGTGGACGGCACGCTGATACAGGCGTGGGCAGGCCACAAGAGCTTCGTGCGCAAGGATGGCGACGACCAAGACGATGACGCCGGCGGCAGCTTCAAAGGTCGCAAGCGCAGCAACGAGACACACGAATCCAAGACCGATCCCGATGCCAAGCTCTACCGCAAGGGCAAGACATCCAGTGAGCTGCGCTACATGGGTCATACCCTGAGCGACAACCGCCATGGCCTGGTGGTTAGCGCCATGGTGACCAAGGCGGACGGACACGCCGAGCGGGAGGCCGCAAAGGTCATGCTTAACGATGCCAGGCAGGTGATTGAAGACCTGAATGTGGAAGTCACCGTGGGCGCGGACAAGGGCTATGACGCGCACGAGTTCATTGAGGCCTGCCTGGAAATGAAGGTGACGCCCCACGTGGCGCAGAACACATCGGGTCGTCGCTCGGCCGTTGCTGATGCCATTGCTTCCAGCGCCGGTTATGCCGTCTCGCAACAAAAGCGCAAGCTGATCGAACAGGGCTTCGGGTGGGTCAAGACCGTGGGGCGCATGCGTCAGGTGATGGTGCGCGGTCTGAAGAAAGTCGATCAGATGTTTGTGCTGAGCATGGCCGCCTACCACCTCGTGCGCATGCGCTCGCTGGGACAAATCCGTCCGCAGTTGCAGTAA
- a CDS encoding GH12 family glycosyl hydrolase domain-containing protein, with protein sequence MPKFLAILGCLTSLMLMLGSTVAQAATWSVTSPSTSSCHEHTLFARWSYEGYTLNNDVWGPCSVPPVAVGPQSFWANSSFDWSVTSDQPDTNGIKSYPHVEYFVNKPVGSLRKLTATISATTPSAGAWESTLDIWADAKQHEIMVWLNYTGTSNGCGNVKPISYNWTAEGCAIPLYSNVSLSGSTWNVYVGTNGKNAVYSFLRTAKTNQTTIDVLEIMNYLKSLNYFDDVVVGEIQYGFEITSSVGGLSFGSKNFAVTAE encoded by the coding sequence ATGCCAAAATTTCTAGCCATATTGGGATGTCTCACCTCCCTGATGCTGATGCTTGGATCCACCGTCGCGCAGGCTGCAACATGGTCTGTAACTTCGCCTTCAACTTCATCCTGCCATGAGCATACTCTTTTCGCGCGTTGGAGCTACGAGGGGTATACCTTAAACAATGACGTATGGGGGCCTTGCAGCGTTCCTCCAGTCGCAGTTGGTCCGCAGTCCTTTTGGGCTAATTCAAGTTTCGACTGGAGTGTCACATCAGACCAGCCTGACACGAACGGCATAAAGTCCTATCCGCACGTCGAATACTTTGTCAACAAGCCTGTCGGTTCGCTGAGGAAGCTCACTGCCACTATCTCAGCTACCACGCCCTCTGCTGGTGCATGGGAATCTACGTTGGATATCTGGGCAGACGCAAAACAGCACGAGATCATGGTCTGGCTGAACTACACGGGCACCTCGAATGGATGCGGTAATGTCAAGCCAATCTCGTACAACTGGACTGCTGAAGGTTGCGCGATTCCGCTCTACAGTAACGTTTCGCTGTCCGGTAGCACCTGGAATGTCTATGTCGGTACCAACGGCAAGAACGCCGTCTATTCTTTCTTACGTACAGCGAAGACCAACCAAACTACGATCGACGTGCTGGAGATTATGAATTACTTAAAGTCGCTGAACTATTTTGATGACGTGGTCGTCGGCGAGATCCAGTACGGTTTTGAAATTACATCCTCGGTCGGTGGGCTGAGCTTTGGGTCTAAGAACTTCGCCGTCACCGCTGAGTAA